One Deltaproteobacteria bacterium DNA window includes the following coding sequences:
- the amrS gene encoding AmmeMemoRadiSam system radical SAM enzyme, with product MARDAASGAIPAYVPGRYWTREDDGRIRCDLCPRECRLAEGQRGLCFVRGRVGDEMVLHTWGRSSDFCVDPIEKKPLNHFLPGTAILSFGTAGCNLTCKFCQNWDMSKSREMDTLADAATPEAIADAAVRTRCRSVAFTYNDPVIFLEYAVDVAAACRERGVKTVAVTAGYVSPAPRVEFFAAMDAANVDLKGFTEGFYKQVCGGSLGAVLDTLVHLKRETRVWFELTTLLIPGENDDPAEIDAMTRWVVGNLGPDVPMHFTAFHPDWKMMDRPRTPPATLARAREIARQNGVRFAYTGNVHDPAGQSTWCPRCGMRVIERDGYEIGAWDLDARGACLGCGEPCAGVFDARPGTWGSRRMPVRLGR from the coding sequence ATGGCACGCGATGCCGCGAGCGGCGCGATTCCCGCGTATGTCCCCGGACGGTACTGGACGCGCGAGGACGACGGGCGCATTCGATGCGACCTGTGCCCGCGCGAGTGTCGGCTCGCCGAGGGCCAGCGCGGGCTGTGTTTCGTGCGCGGGCGCGTCGGCGACGAGATGGTGCTGCACACGTGGGGCCGGTCGAGCGATTTCTGCGTGGACCCGATCGAGAAGAAGCCGCTCAATCACTTTCTGCCCGGCACGGCCATCCTCTCGTTCGGCACCGCCGGGTGCAATCTCACCTGCAAGTTCTGCCAGAACTGGGACATGAGCAAATCGCGCGAGATGGACACGCTCGCCGACGCCGCCACGCCCGAAGCCATCGCCGACGCGGCGGTACGCACGCGGTGTCGCTCGGTCGCGTTCACCTACAACGATCCCGTGATCTTTCTCGAATACGCCGTGGACGTTGCCGCCGCGTGTCGCGAGCGCGGCGTGAAAACCGTCGCCGTCACGGCGGGCTACGTCAGCCCCGCGCCGCGCGTCGAGTTTTTCGCGGCGATGGACGCGGCGAACGTGGACCTCAAGGGCTTCACCGAGGGTTTCTACAAACAGGTGTGCGGCGGGTCGCTTGGCGCGGTGCTGGATACGCTCGTCCATCTCAAGCGCGAAACGCGCGTGTGGTTCGAGCTGACGACGCTCCTGATCCCCGGCGAAAACGACGATCCCGCTGAGATCGACGCGATGACGCGATGGGTGGTGGGCAACCTCGGCCCCGACGTGCCGATGCACTTCACCGCGTTTCACCCCGACTGGAAGATGATGGACCGCCCGCGCACGCCGCCCGCGACGCTCGCGCGCGCCCGCGAGATCGCGCGGCAAAACGGAGTGCGTTTTGCGTATACGGGCAACGTGCACGACCCGGCGGGGCAATCCACATGGTGCCCGCGCTGCGGTATGCGCGTGATCGAGCGCGACGGTTACGAGATCGGCGCGTGGGACCTCGACGCGCGCGGCGCGTGCCTGGGTTGCGGCGAGCCGTGCGCGGGGGTGTTCGACGCGCGGCCGGGCACGTGGGGATCGCGGCGCATGCCCGTGCGGCTGGGGCGGTGA
- a CDS encoding UvrD-helicase domain-containing protein: protein MNDSDDPILSGLNPQQREAVLHGDGPLLIFAGAGSGKTRVLTHRIAYLCDRRGVDPHRILAVTFTNKAAGEMAERVERLLPGRGRAVWVSTFHSFGAHVLRREAEHLGFAAGFSIYDETDQRALIRDLLRRLDVDPQVMDPRSVMSILDRAKNALVDPADIAGEMAGPMRDRYVEVVRLYTKELAANNAMDFGDLLVLTVKLFETVRAVRDHYRTRFEHLLVDEFQDTNTAQNRLLEVLIGERRNLCVVGDDDQSIYRWRGAKIENILGFEKEFPDAKIVILGQNYRSSATIVSAADAVIRHNSGRATKRLFTGNDPGSRIRLFRADSEYDEARFVASGVRELVVERGLRPSQIAVFYRTNALSRVIEEELQRNAVPFIVVGGTRFYDRKEIKDILAYLRLVVNPEDGVSAKRVINVPARKIGKTTVERIDEHAERAGVSFLHACADLVKTNALARGAGESVGAFLEIIADLRRHAADDDLPELVDFTQRRSGYAQMLSEDRSVESLSRQENLKELVEAAAQFAKRNPEATLRDYLEQVSLAQDLDQIEGDAAGGPEKSVRLMTLHNAKGLEFSAVFIVGVEEAILPHARSLDAGLAEIEEERRLCYVGITRARKHLTLSCAARRRSYSGESAYSRPSRFLDEIPSNLLEPVGFAPPRGFGDRDASDTPHRSWNRDSSPRPATNTFAFSRSAPRGVPQGIRREAPGPGARPAMPAGSVRRPAKPAPVVAEGDSFVDDSDNQDPDDASGALRPGARVLHREYGPGTVLSSLGSGAKAKVVVHFASVGAKTLMLQYANLKIL from the coding sequence ATGAACGACTCCGACGACCCCATTCTGAGCGGGCTCAACCCGCAGCAGCGCGAAGCCGTGCTCCACGGCGACGGTCCGCTGCTCATCTTCGCGGGCGCGGGCTCGGGCAAGACGCGCGTGCTCACGCACCGCATCGCGTACCTGTGCGACCGGCGCGGTGTCGATCCCCATCGCATTCTCGCCGTCACCTTCACCAACAAGGCCGCGGGCGAGATGGCCGAGCGCGTCGAGCGACTGCTGCCGGGGCGAGGGCGGGCGGTGTGGGTCTCGACATTCCACTCGTTCGGCGCGCACGTGCTGCGCCGCGAAGCCGAGCACCTCGGCTTCGCGGCGGGGTTTTCGATCTACGACGAAACCGACCAGCGTGCGCTGATCCGCGATCTGCTGCGCCGGCTCGACGTCGACCCGCAGGTGATGGACCCGCGCTCCGTGATGTCGATTCTCGACCGGGCCAAGAACGCGCTCGTCGATCCCGCCGATATCGCGGGCGAGATGGCCGGGCCGATGCGCGACCGCTACGTCGAGGTCGTGCGCCTCTACACGAAGGAACTCGCCGCGAACAACGCGATGGATTTCGGCGACCTGCTCGTGCTCACGGTGAAGTTGTTCGAGACCGTGCGCGCCGTGCGCGACCACTACCGCACGCGGTTCGAGCACCTGCTGGTGGACGAATTTCAGGACACGAATACGGCGCAAAACCGTCTACTCGAGGTGCTCATCGGCGAGCGGCGCAATCTGTGCGTCGTCGGCGACGACGACCAGAGCATCTATCGCTGGCGCGGCGCGAAGATCGAAAACATCCTCGGCTTCGAGAAGGAATTCCCCGACGCGAAGATCGTCATCCTCGGCCAGAACTATCGCAGCAGCGCGACCATCGTCTCCGCCGCGGACGCGGTGATCCGCCACAACTCGGGCCGCGCGACCAAGCGCCTGTTCACGGGCAACGACCCCGGCTCGCGCATCCGACTGTTCCGCGCCGACAGCGAGTACGACGAGGCGCGCTTCGTGGCGAGCGGCGTGCGCGAGCTGGTCGTGGAGCGGGGGCTGCGTCCGTCGCAAATCGCCGTCTTCTACCGCACGAACGCGCTGTCCCGCGTGATCGAGGAAGAATTGCAGCGCAACGCCGTGCCCTTCATCGTCGTGGGCGGCACGCGGTTCTACGACCGCAAGGAGATCAAGGACATCCTGGCGTACCTGCGCCTCGTGGTGAATCCCGAGGACGGCGTATCGGCGAAACGCGTCATCAACGTGCCCGCGCGCAAGATCGGCAAGACCACCGTCGAGCGCATCGACGAACACGCCGAGCGCGCGGGCGTGAGCTTTTTGCACGCGTGCGCGGATCTCGTGAAAACGAACGCATTGGCGCGCGGCGCCGGCGAATCAGTGGGTGCGTTTCTGGAGATCATCGCCGATCTGCGCCGCCATGCGGCCGACGACGATCTGCCCGAGCTCGTCGATTTCACGCAGCGACGCTCGGGCTACGCGCAGATGCTCTCCGAGGACCGGAGCGTCGAGTCGCTCTCGCGGCAGGAGAATTTGAAGGAACTCGTCGAAGCGGCGGCGCAGTTCGCGAAACGCAATCCCGAGGCCACGCTGCGCGATTATCTGGAGCAGGTCAGTCTGGCGCAGGATCTCGACCAAATCGAGGGCGACGCGGCGGGCGGGCCGGAAAAATCGGTGCGCCTGATGACGCTGCACAACGCCAAGGGGCTGGAGTTTTCCGCGGTGTTCATCGTCGGCGTGGAGGAAGCGATCCTGCCGCACGCGCGGTCGCTCGACGCGGGCCTCGCCGAGATCGAGGAAGAGCGACGGCTGTGCTACGTCGGCATCACGCGCGCGCGCAAGCACCTGACGCTCTCGTGCGCGGCGCGACGGCGGTCGTACAGCGGCGAGTCGGCCTATTCGCGGCCGAGCCGTTTTCTCGACGAGATCCCGTCGAACCTGCTCGAACCCGTCGGCTTCGCGCCGCCGAGGGGCTTCGGGGATCGAGACGCCTCCGACACGCCGCACCGTTCGTGGAACCGCGATTCCTCGCCGCGTCCCGCGACGAACACGTTCGCGTTTTCGCGGTCCGCTCCGCGCGGCGTTCCGCAGGGCATCCGTCGCGAAGCGCCCGGTCCCGGCGCGCGACCGGCGATGCCCGCGGGCTCTGTCCGCCGCCCGGCAAAACCCGCGCCGGTCGTGGCCGAGGGCGATTCGTTCGTGGACGATTCCGACAATCAGGATCCCGACGACGCCAGCGGCGCGCTGCGACCCGGCGCCCGCGTGTTGCATCGCGAATACGGACCGGGCACGGTGCTTTCGTCATTAGGATCGGGCGCGAAGGCCAAGGTCGTCGTGCATTTCGCGTCCGTCGGTGCGAAGACGCTGATGCTGCAATACGCGAACCTCAAGATTCTCTAG